In Streptomyces sp. NBC_01439, the following are encoded in one genomic region:
- the cobO gene encoding cob(I)yrinic acid a,c-diamide adenosyltransferase yields MPQGQPSVVPDDGLTTRQRRNRPLVFVHTGPGKGKSTAAFGLALRAWNQGWPIGVFQFVKSAKWKVGEENALKVLGASGEGGSVVWHKMGEGWSWVQRDAQLDNEQAAKEGWEQVKRDLAAETHKLYVLDEFAYPMHWGWIDVDEVIEVLRGRPGTQHVVITGRNAPEKLVEFADLVTEMTKVKHPMDTGQKGQKGIEW; encoded by the coding sequence ATGCCTCAGGGACAGCCGTCCGTCGTTCCGGACGACGGGCTCACGACGCGCCAGCGCCGCAACCGTCCGCTGGTCTTCGTCCACACCGGCCCCGGCAAGGGCAAGTCCACGGCGGCCTTCGGGCTGGCGCTGCGCGCCTGGAACCAGGGCTGGCCGATCGGGGTGTTCCAGTTCGTCAAGTCGGCGAAGTGGAAGGTCGGCGAGGAGAACGCGCTGAAGGTGCTCGGCGCCTCCGGCGAGGGCGGCTCCGTCGTCTGGCACAAGATGGGCGAGGGCTGGTCCTGGGTCCAGCGGGACGCGCAGCTCGACAACGAGCAGGCGGCCAAGGAGGGCTGGGAGCAGGTCAAGCGCGATCTGGCCGCCGAGACGCACAAGCTGTACGTGCTCGACGAGTTCGCCTACCCGATGCACTGGGGCTGGATCGACGTCGACGAGGTCATCGAGGTGCTGCGGGGCCGTCCCGGCACGCAGCACGTGGTGATCACGGGCCGCAACGCGCCGGAGAAGCTGGTGGAGTTCGCGGACCTCGTCACCGAGATGACCAAGGTCAAGCACCCGATGGACACGGGACAGAAGGGCCAGAAGGGCATCGAGTGGTGA
- a CDS encoding ZIP family metal transporter — protein MAVIVALGAFLMTLAGGWAAQRVTDRRHLVLGLAGGLMLGVVGLDLLPEALHAAGEEVFGVPLALLLFVAGFLIAHVVERLLAVRQAAHGAEDGARVPQVGLTAAAAMVGHSLADGVALGAAFQVGGGMGVAVALAVITHDFADGFNTYTLTSLYGNDRRKALMMLFADAVAPVVGAASTLLFTLPEEPLGAYLGFFGGVLLYLASAEILPEAHHKHPALSTLMCTVGGVAGIWLVVGIAD, from the coding sequence ATGGCCGTGATCGTGGCGTTGGGCGCGTTCCTGATGACCCTGGCGGGCGGATGGGCGGCGCAGCGCGTCACCGACCGCCGCCACCTCGTGCTGGGCCTGGCCGGCGGGCTGATGCTCGGCGTCGTGGGCCTCGACCTGCTCCCGGAGGCCCTCCACGCGGCGGGCGAGGAGGTGTTCGGCGTCCCGCTCGCCCTGCTGCTCTTCGTGGCCGGATTCCTGATCGCGCACGTCGTGGAACGGCTGCTGGCGGTTCGCCAGGCCGCGCACGGCGCCGAGGACGGCGCCCGCGTCCCCCAGGTCGGGCTCACCGCGGCCGCGGCCATGGTCGGCCACAGCCTCGCCGACGGGGTGGCCCTGGGTGCGGCCTTCCAGGTCGGCGGGGGGATGGGCGTGGCCGTGGCGCTGGCCGTCATCACCCACGACTTCGCCGACGGGTTCAACACGTACACGCTCACCAGCCTCTACGGGAACGACCGCCGCAAGGCCCTGATGATGCTCTTCGCGGACGCCGTCGCCCCGGTCGTGGGCGCGGCGTCCACCTTGCTGTTCACCCTTCCGGAGGAACCCCTCGGCGCGTACCTCGGCTTCTTCGGAGGAGTCCTGCTGTACCTCGCGTCCGCCGAGATCCTGCCCGAAGCGCACCACAAGCACCCCGCCCTGTCCACGCTGATGTGCACGGTGGGCGGGGTGGCCGGGATCTGGCTGGTGGTGGGCATCGCGGACTGA
- a CDS encoding cobyrinate a,c-diamide synthase — MVTSYPFNVPRLVIAAPSSGSGKTTVATGLMAAFSERGLAVSPHKAGPDYIDPGYHALATGRPGRNLDAFMCGPELVAPLFAHGAVGCDLAVVEGVMGLYDGAAGRGELASTAQVAKLLRAPVVLVVDASSQSRSVAALVHGFASFDPQVRLGGVILNKVGSDRHEVMLREALEEAGMPVLGVLRRAPQVATPSRHLGLVPVAERHTDALASVAALAAQVRAGCDLDALMALARTAPPLHCEPWSPRQAPPAIEARESGGCAAGNGAAPADLDGAPGSGAAPVVAVAGGAAFTFSYAEHTELLTAAGAEVVTFDPLRDEALPPGTTGLVIGGGFPEVYAPELSANEPLRAAVAAFAAAGGPIAAECAGLLYLGRSLDGKPMCGVLDADARMSERLTLGYREAVAVSDSALARAGTRLRGHEFHRTVIEPGAGTAPAWGFTHPERRVEGFVQQGVHASYLHTHWAAEPSVARRFTEAAAARS, encoded by the coding sequence GTGGTGACTTCGTACCCGTTCAACGTGCCCCGGCTGGTCATAGCCGCTCCCTCCTCGGGCAGCGGCAAGACCACCGTGGCCACGGGCCTGATGGCGGCCTTTTCGGAGCGCGGCCTCGCCGTGTCCCCGCACAAGGCCGGGCCCGACTACATCGACCCCGGCTACCACGCGCTGGCCACCGGCCGGCCGGGGCGCAACCTCGACGCCTTCATGTGCGGGCCGGAGCTGGTCGCTCCGCTGTTCGCACACGGGGCGGTCGGGTGTGACCTGGCCGTCGTCGAAGGCGTCATGGGGCTCTACGACGGCGCCGCGGGGCGGGGCGAACTGGCGTCCACGGCGCAGGTCGCGAAGTTGCTGCGGGCGCCGGTGGTGCTGGTGGTCGACGCCTCCTCGCAGTCGCGTTCGGTGGCGGCGCTGGTGCACGGCTTCGCGTCCTTCGACCCGCAGGTGCGGCTGGGGGGCGTGATCTTGAACAAGGTCGGCTCCGACCGGCACGAGGTGATGCTGCGGGAGGCCCTGGAGGAGGCAGGGATGCCGGTCCTCGGTGTCCTGCGGCGGGCTCCGCAGGTGGCCACTCCCTCGCGCCACCTGGGTCTGGTCCCGGTGGCCGAGCGGCACACCGACGCGCTGGCCTCGGTGGCGGCGCTGGCCGCGCAGGTCCGCGCGGGCTGCGACCTGGACGCCCTGATGGCCCTGGCCCGCACGGCCCCACCGCTGCACTGCGAGCCGTGGTCGCCCCGTCAAGCCCCGCCGGCGATCGAGGCGCGGGAGTCCGGGGGCTGCGCCGCCGGCAACGGCGCCGCCCCCGCGGACCTCGACGGAGCCCCGGGCAGCGGCGCCGCACCGGTCGTCGCCGTCGCCGGCGGCGCCGCTTTCACCTTCTCCTACGCCGAGCACACGGAGCTGCTCACCGCCGCCGGAGCGGAGGTCGTCACCTTCGACCCGCTCCGGGACGAGGCGCTCCCGCCCGGCACCACCGGCCTGGTGATCGGCGGCGGATTCCCGGAGGTGTACGCGCCCGAGCTGTCCGCCAACGAACCGCTGCGGGCGGCCGTCGCCGCCTTCGCCGCGGCCGGCGGCCCGATCGCCGCCGAGTGCGCCGGGCTGCTGTACCTCGGCCGGTCGCTGGACGGGAAGCCCATGTGCGGGGTGCTCGACGCCGATGCGCGGATGTCGGAGCGCCTCACCCTCGGCTACCGCGAGGCGGTGGCGGTGTCCGACAGCGCGCTCGCGCGGGCCGGGACCCGGCTGCGCGGGCACGAGTTCCACCGGACGGTGATCGAGCCGGGCGCCGGAACGGCCCCGGCCTGGGGGTTCACCCACCCGGAGCGCCGGGTCGAGGGCTTCGTGCAGCAGGGTGTGCACGCCAGCTACCTGCACACGCACTGGGCGGCGGAGCCGTCCGTCGCGCGCCGTTTCACGGAAGCCGCGGCAGCACGGTCGTGA
- a CDS encoding putative cobaltochelatase: MSIPFPFTAVVGQGDLRLALLLNAVSPAVGGVLVRGEKGTAKSTAVRALSALLPQVDVVPGCRFSCAPAAPDPSCPDGPHESGPGALRPARMVELPVGASEDRLVGALDIERALAEGVKAFEPGLLADAHRGILYVDEVNLLHDHLVDVLLDAAAMGASYVEREGVSVRHAARFLLVGTMNPEEGELRPQLLDRFGLTVEVAASREPAQRVEVVRRRLAYEDDPAGFANRWAGEEHEVRARVVAARALLPKVSLGDTALLQIAATCAGFEVDGMRADIVMARTATALAAWAGRTDVRKEDVRQAALLALPHRRRRNPFDAPGLDEDLLDRILDGFPDEEPEPEPEPEGPDDDGPGDGGPDGGPGGTPPQDGGPQDPGPSVEAPETPESGEAPAEAPEAPQPAAQEGTGPEQAAVGAAEPFRTKMLSVPGLGEGASGRRSRARTSHGRTTGAQRPRGHLTKLHLTATIQAAAPHQKARGRDGRGLVIRKDDLRQAAREGREGNLVLFVVDASGSMAARQRMSAVKGAVLSLLLDAYQRRDKVGLITFRGSTADLALPPTSSVDAAAARLEQLPTGGRTPLAAGLLKAHEVLRIERLRDPSRRPLLVVVTDGRATSAGNAGGRTDSSPRELAGHSARLLQAGGVASVVVDCESGPVRLGLAGVLARDLGGPAVTLDGLRADSLAGLVKNVRTAVTSTASPHSSNRRAA; this comes from the coding sequence ATGAGCATCCCCTTCCCCTTCACGGCGGTGGTGGGCCAGGGCGACCTGCGCCTGGCCCTGCTCCTCAACGCCGTGAGCCCGGCGGTCGGCGGGGTGCTCGTGCGCGGCGAGAAGGGGACCGCCAAGTCCACCGCCGTGCGCGCGCTGTCGGCGCTGCTGCCGCAGGTCGACGTCGTTCCCGGCTGCCGGTTCTCCTGCGCGCCGGCCGCGCCCGACCCGTCGTGCCCGGACGGCCCGCACGAGTCCGGGCCCGGCGCCCTGCGGCCCGCGCGCATGGTGGAGCTGCCCGTCGGCGCCTCCGAAGACCGGCTGGTCGGTGCTCTGGACATCGAACGCGCCCTCGCCGAGGGGGTGAAGGCCTTCGAGCCCGGCCTGCTGGCCGACGCGCATCGCGGGATCCTCTACGTCGACGAAGTGAACCTCCTCCACGACCACTTGGTGGACGTGCTGCTGGACGCCGCCGCGATGGGCGCCTCGTACGTGGAGCGCGAGGGCGTCTCCGTCCGGCACGCCGCCCGCTTCCTGCTCGTCGGCACGATGAACCCGGAGGAGGGCGAGCTGCGGCCGCAGCTCCTCGACCGGTTCGGACTCACCGTCGAGGTGGCCGCCTCCCGCGAGCCCGCCCAGCGCGTCGAGGTGGTCCGGCGCCGGCTCGCCTACGAGGACGACCCGGCGGGCTTCGCGAACCGCTGGGCCGGGGAGGAGCACGAGGTCCGCGCCCGGGTGGTGGCCGCGCGGGCGCTGCTCCCGAAGGTCTCGCTCGGCGACACCGCGCTCCTGCAGATCGCGGCGACCTGCGCCGGGTTCGAGGTCGACGGGATGCGTGCCGACATCGTGATGGCCCGGACCGCGACCGCGCTGGCCGCCTGGGCCGGGCGGACCGACGTGCGCAAGGAGGACGTCCGGCAGGCCGCCCTGCTGGCGCTCCCCCACCGGCGCCGCCGCAACCCGTTCGACGCGCCGGGACTGGACGAGGACCTGCTCGACCGGATCCTGGACGGGTTCCCCGACGAGGAGCCGGAGCCCGAGCCGGAGCCCGAGGGCCCCGACGACGACGGGCCCGGGGACGGCGGACCCGACGGCGGCCCGGGCGGCACGCCCCCGCAGGACGGCGGACCCCAGGACCCGGGTCCCTCGGTCGAGGCCCCCGAGACCCCCGAAAGCGGCGAGGCGCCGGCGGAAGCCCCGGAGGCCCCGCAGCCCGCCGCCCAGGAGGGCACCGGGCCCGAGCAGGCCGCGGTAGGTGCCGCCGAGCCGTTCCGGACCAAGATGCTCAGCGTGCCCGGCCTCGGCGAGGGCGCGTCGGGCCGCCGTTCCCGCGCCCGTACCTCCCACGGCCGTACCACCGGCGCCCAGCGCCCGCGCGGACACCTGACGAAACTGCACCTGACCGCCACCATCCAGGCCGCCGCCCCGCACCAGAAGGCGCGCGGGCGCGACGGGCGCGGCCTCGTGATCCGCAAGGACGATCTGCGCCAGGCCGCGCGGGAGGGGCGCGAGGGCAACCTCGTCCTCTTCGTCGTCGACGCCTCCGGCTCCATGGCCGCCCGGCAGCGCATGAGCGCGGTCAAGGGCGCCGTGTTGTCCCTGCTCCTGGACGCCTACCAGCGCCGGGACAAGGTCGGTCTGATCACCTTCCGGGGGTCCACGGCCGACCTGGCCCTGCCGCCGACCTCCTCGGTGGACGCGGCTGCGGCCCGGCTGGAGCAGCTGCCGACGGGCGGCCGCACCCCGCTGGCGGCCGGGCTGCTGAAGGCCCACGAGGTGCTGCGGATCGAGCGGCTGCGGGATCCCTCGCGCCGGCCGCTGCTCGTGGTCGTCACCGACGGGCGGGCCACCTCGGCCGGGAACGCCGGGGGCCGTACGGACAGCAGCCCGCGGGAGCTCGCGGGGCACAGCGCGCGGCTGCTGCAGGCCGGGGGCGTCGCCTCGGTGGTCGTGGACTGCGAGTCCGGGCCGGTCCGGCTGGGACTGGCCGGCGTACTGGCCCGCGACCTCGGCGGGCCCGCCGTCACGCTCGACGGGCTGCGGGCCGACTCGCTGGCCGGGCTCGTGAAGAACGTACGTACCGCGGTGACGTCCACCGCTTCACCCCACAGCAGCAACAGGAGGGCCGCGTAA
- a CDS encoding cobalamin biosynthesis protein, with protein sequence MRADRVFAYGATAGLIGDRILGDPRRGHPVAAFGRAATAVERSLWRDDRARGLLHTLVCAGGAAAVGVLGARAVRSRPAAARIALTAAATWAVVGGTSLGREARAIGGALAAGDAEVARERLPHLCGRDPQALDGQQMARAVVESVAENTSDAVVGALVWGAVAGVPGLLAFRAVNTLDAMVGHKSPRYLRYGWASARLDDLAGWPGARLTAVAAVLAGPDRRGAVRAWRADAAAHPSPNAGPVEASFAGALGVRLGGTLAYGGRVEHRAVLNGGAGRPVEVADIERAVRLSRQVTWLALGACVAARLLVTRVRGGRA encoded by the coding sequence ATGCGTGCCGATCGCGTCTTTGCGTACGGCGCCACGGCGGGCCTGATCGGCGACCGGATCCTCGGGGATCCGCGCCGAGGGCACCCCGTGGCCGCCTTCGGACGGGCCGCCACCGCCGTCGAACGCTCCCTGTGGCGCGACGACCGCGCCCGGGGCCTCCTGCACACCCTGGTGTGCGCCGGGGGCGCGGCCGCCGTCGGAGTGCTGGGCGCCCGAGCCGTGCGCTCCCGGCCCGCGGCCGCCCGTATCGCCCTGACCGCCGCCGCCACCTGGGCCGTCGTGGGCGGCACCTCCCTGGGCCGGGAGGCCCGCGCCATCGGCGGCGCGCTCGCCGCCGGGGACGCCGAGGTGGCCCGGGAGCGGCTGCCCCACCTGTGCGGACGCGACCCGCAGGCCCTGGACGGGCAGCAGATGGCCCGCGCCGTCGTGGAGTCCGTCGCCGAGAACACCTCCGACGCGGTGGTCGGCGCCCTCGTGTGGGGCGCCGTCGCCGGAGTCCCCGGACTGCTGGCCTTCCGCGCCGTGAACACCCTGGACGCGATGGTCGGCCACAAGTCCCCCCGCTACCTGCGCTACGGCTGGGCCTCCGCCCGGCTCGACGACCTGGCCGGCTGGCCGGGAGCCCGGCTGACGGCGGTCGCCGCCGTACTGGCCGGCCCCGACCGGCGGGGCGCCGTACGGGCCTGGCGCGCGGACGCCGCCGCGCACCCGAGCCCGAACGCTGGACCCGTCGAGGCCTCCTTCGCCGGGGCGCTGGGCGTCAGACTGGGCGGCACCCTCGCGTACGGCGGCCGGGTCGAGCACCGGGCCGTACTGAACGGCGGGGCGGGGCGGCCGGTGGAGGTCGCGGACATCGAGCGTGCGGTACGGCTGTCGCGGCAGGTGACCTGGCTGGCCCTCGGCGCCTGCGTGGCCGCCCGGCTGCTCGTGACACGAGTACGAGGGGGACGCGCATGA
- a CDS encoding cobyric acid synthase, with translation MSGAKRGGGLLVAGTTSDAGKSVVTAGICRWLARQGVKVAPFKAQNMSLNSFVTLEGAEIGRAQAMQAQAARVEPTALMNPVLLKPGSDRSSQVVLLGKPVGEMSARGYHGGRQEQLLGIVTDCLEQLRGTYDAVICEGAGSPAEINLRRTDIVNMGIARAARFPVVVVGDIDRGGVFASFFGTTALLSPEDQSLIAGYVVNKFRGDVSLLEPGMEMLRGLTGRATYGVLPFQHGLGIDEEDGLRVSLRGAVRESVVAPPVGEDVLRVAVCAVPLMSNFTDVDALAAEPGVVVRFVDRAEELADADLVVVPGTRGTVKALQWLRERGLADALLRRAAEGRPVLGICGGFQALGERISDEVESKAGEVDGLGLLPVRVRFEREKTLARPVGSALGEEVAGYEIHHGVAEVLGGEAFLDGCRVGSVWGTHWHGSLESDGFRRAFLREVAAAAGRRFVPAPDTSFAALREEQLDLLGDLIEQHADTVALLRLIEGGAPAGLPFLPPGAP, from the coding sequence ATGAGCGGCGCGAAGCGCGGCGGCGGTCTGCTGGTCGCGGGCACCACGTCGGACGCGGGCAAGAGCGTGGTCACGGCGGGCATCTGCCGCTGGCTGGCCAGACAGGGCGTGAAGGTCGCGCCCTTCAAGGCGCAGAACATGTCGCTGAACTCCTTCGTGACGCTGGAGGGCGCCGAGATCGGGCGCGCCCAGGCGATGCAGGCCCAGGCGGCCCGCGTGGAGCCGACGGCACTGATGAACCCGGTGCTGCTCAAGCCGGGCAGCGACCGCAGCAGTCAAGTGGTGCTGCTGGGCAAGCCGGTGGGCGAGATGAGCGCCCGCGGCTACCACGGCGGGCGCCAGGAGCAGCTGCTCGGCATCGTCACGGACTGCCTGGAGCAGTTGCGGGGCACGTATGACGCCGTGATCTGCGAGGGGGCGGGAAGCCCGGCCGAGATCAACCTGCGCCGGACCGACATCGTGAACATGGGGATCGCGCGGGCCGCGCGGTTCCCGGTGGTCGTGGTCGGGGACATCGACCGCGGCGGCGTCTTCGCGTCCTTCTTCGGGACGACGGCGCTGCTCTCCCCCGAGGACCAGTCCTTGATCGCCGGCTACGTGGTCAACAAGTTCCGCGGCGACGTGTCGCTGCTGGAGCCCGGCATGGAGATGCTCCGCGGCCTGACGGGCCGGGCCACGTACGGGGTGCTGCCGTTCCAGCACGGCCTGGGCATCGACGAGGAGGACGGCCTGCGGGTCTCCCTGCGCGGAGCGGTGCGCGAGTCCGTGGTCGCGCCCCCGGTGGGCGAGGACGTGCTGCGGGTCGCCGTGTGCGCGGTGCCGCTGATGTCGAACTTCACGGACGTCGACGCGCTCGCGGCGGAGCCGGGGGTCGTCGTGCGGTTCGTGGACCGGGCCGAGGAACTGGCCGACGCGGACCTGGTCGTCGTACCCGGCACCCGGGGCACGGTGAAGGCCCTCCAGTGGCTGCGCGAGCGCGGGCTCGCGGACGCGCTGCTGCGGCGGGCCGCCGAGGGGCGGCCGGTGCTGGGCATCTGCGGCGGGTTCCAGGCGCTGGGCGAGCGGATCTCGGACGAGGTCGAATCGAAGGCGGGCGAGGTCGACGGCCTCGGCCTGCTCCCCGTACGGGTCCGCTTCGAGCGGGAGAAGACCCTGGCCCGCCCCGTGGGCTCGGCGCTGGGCGAGGAGGTCGCGGGCTACGAGATCCACCACGGCGTGGCCGAGGTGCTGGGCGGCGAGGCCTTCCTGGACGGCTGCCGGGTCGGGTCGGTGTGGGGCACCCACTGGCACGGCTCGCTGGAGTCGGACGGCTTCCGCCGGGCGTTCCTGCGGGAGGTGGCCGCGGCCGCCGGCCGCCGTTTCGTCCCGGCGCCGGACACCTCGTTCGCCGCGCTGCGGGAGGAGCAGCTGGACCTGCTGGGCGACCTGATCGAGCAGCACGCGGACACCGTTGCGCTGCTTCGGCTGATCGAGGGCGGCGCCCCGGCAGGACTCCCCTTCCTCCCGCCGGGCGCGCCGTGA
- a CDS encoding CapA family protein, whose protein sequence is MNSSAKMGTALAVLAVVGGGIYAVPQLLNNGGGPATGQRFQGEPGRDKTDAPAGAAAGKPFTLVATGDIIPYPSIVQRSAQDAGKAGEYDFRKILAGVKPLVSAADLAICHHEIPYGRPGGPYTGYPTFKAPHQLADALGDAGYDSCSTASNHTLDDGYEGLARTLDHLDRVGIPHVGSARSAEEAKAPALLAAGGAKVAQLSYTYGTNGIPLPPGKPWAVNLIDEDRIIADARAARAGGANVVVLSVHWGTEWQTAPDDQQKALAQALTAARSADGLPDIDLIIGTHNHVPQPYEKINGTWVVFGMGDQVASFVPADKLRGNQSSIPRFTFSPAAGHPGRWEVVKAEYLTQYSDMGPPFRVVCASCAASDTSLPAAKRSEYERIDRQVTEAVMSRGAGGQGLEHAAR, encoded by the coding sequence ATGAATTCATCCGCGAAGATGGGCACGGCTCTGGCCGTGCTGGCGGTCGTGGGCGGCGGGATCTACGCCGTACCGCAGCTGTTGAACAACGGCGGGGGGCCCGCCACCGGGCAGCGGTTCCAGGGCGAGCCGGGCCGGGACAAGACGGACGCGCCCGCCGGCGCCGCCGCCGGCAAGCCGTTCACGCTGGTGGCGACCGGCGACATCATCCCGTACCCGTCGATCGTCCAACGGTCGGCGCAGGACGCGGGCAAGGCCGGAGAGTACGACTTCCGGAAGATACTCGCCGGGGTCAAACCCCTGGTCTCCGCCGCCGACCTGGCGATATGCCACCACGAGATACCGTACGGCCGCCCGGGCGGCCCCTACACCGGCTATCCCACCTTCAAGGCCCCGCACCAGTTGGCGGACGCCCTGGGGGACGCCGGGTACGACAGCTGTTCCACCGCCTCGAACCACACCCTGGACGACGGCTACGAGGGCCTCGCCCGCACTCTGGACCACCTCGACCGGGTCGGCATCCCGCACGTCGGCTCGGCCCGCAGCGCGGAGGAGGCCAAGGCCCCGGCGCTGCTCGCGGCGGGCGGGGCGAAGGTCGCCCAGCTCTCCTACACGTACGGCACGAACGGCATCCCGCTTCCCCCGGGCAAGCCGTGGGCCGTCAATCTGATCGACGAGGACCGGATCATCGCCGACGCCCGGGCCGCTCGGGCGGGGGGCGCGAACGTGGTGGTGCTCAGCGTCCACTGGGGCACCGAGTGGCAGACAGCGCCCGATGACCAGCAGAAGGCACTGGCGCAGGCGCTGACCGCCGCCCGCTCGGCCGACGGACTCCCCGACATCGATCTGATCATCGGCACGCACAACCACGTGCCGCAGCCCTACGAGAAGATCAACGGCACCTGGGTGGTCTTCGGGATGGGCGACCAGGTCGCCAGCTTCGTACCGGCCGACAAACTGCGCGGCAACCAGTCCTCGATCCCCCGCTTCACCTTCTCCCCGGCAGCGGGCCATCCGGGCCGCTGGGAGGTGGTGAAGGCCGAATACCTCACGCAGTACTCGGACATGGGGCCGCCGTTCCGCGTCGTCTGCGCCTCCTGCGCGGCCTCGGACACCTCGCTCCCGGCCGCGAAGCGGAGCGAGTACGAGCGGATCGACCGGCAGGTCACCGAGGCCGTGATGTCACGTGGCGCGGGTGGACAGGGCCTGGAGCACGCCGCCCGCTGA
- the cobC gene encoding Rv2231c family pyridoxal phosphate-dependent protein CobC yields MGEYATQVVVGVGGRAGVSVAEVCALVEETLRGAGLTVGAVTALATVESKAGEAGITGAAERFGVPLVSYPADQLAAIAVPHPSEAARTATGTPSVAEAAALAGGGELLVPKRRSVSATCAVATAAAHDLRHHGDAEVIDAGSALVDLAVNVRADTPPDWLKQRIAASLGDLAAYPDGRRARAAVAARHELPVERVLLTAGAAEAFVLIARALGAERPVVVHPQFTEPEAALRDAGHQVERVVLRASDGFRLDPAAVPEDADLVVIGNPTNPTSVLHPAGSLSALARPGRILVVDEAFMDAVPGEREALAGRMDLPGLVVLRSLTKTWGLAGLRIGYVLAEPEVIAKLAAAQPLWPVSTPALVAAEACVAPAALAEAEEAARRIAVDRAHLLAGLAEFDEVTAVGVAEGPFVLIRVAGGAEVRTRLRALGFAVRRGDTFPGLDHSWLRLAVRDRATTGRLLQALDHALALAAR; encoded by the coding sequence GTGGGCGAGTACGCGACGCAGGTGGTGGTCGGTGTCGGCGGACGCGCGGGGGTTTCCGTCGCGGAGGTCTGCGCCCTGGTCGAGGAGACGCTGCGCGGGGCCGGGCTGACCGTGGGGGCGGTGACGGCGCTGGCCACGGTGGAGTCCAAGGCGGGCGAGGCCGGGATCACGGGCGCGGCGGAACGATTCGGCGTGCCCTTGGTGAGCTACCCCGCCGACCAGCTGGCCGCCATCGCCGTGCCGCACCCCTCGGAGGCGGCGCGCACCGCCACCGGAACCCCCTCGGTGGCGGAGGCCGCGGCCCTCGCGGGCGGCGGGGAACTCCTCGTGCCCAAGCGGCGGTCGGTTTCGGCGACCTGCGCCGTGGCCACGGCCGCCGCGCACGACCTGCGCCACCACGGGGACGCCGAGGTGATCGACGCGGGCTCCGCGCTGGTGGACCTGGCGGTCAACGTACGTGCGGACACCCCGCCGGACTGGCTCAAGCAGCGGATCGCCGCCTCGCTCGGGGACCTCGCCGCATATCCCGACGGGCGGCGCGCCCGCGCGGCGGTGGCGGCCCGGCACGAGCTGCCGGTCGAACGGGTGCTGTTGACGGCCGGGGCCGCGGAGGCCTTCGTACTGATCGCCCGGGCCCTGGGAGCCGAACGGCCGGTCGTGGTGCATCCGCAGTTCACCGAGCCGGAAGCGGCCCTGCGGGACGCGGGGCACCAGGTCGAGCGCGTGGTGCTGCGGGCGTCGGACGGCTTCCGGCTGGACCCGGCGGCCGTGCCGGAGGACGCGGACCTGGTGGTGATCGGCAATCCGACCAACCCGACGTCCGTGCTGCACCCCGCGGGAAGCCTCTCCGCGCTGGCCCGGCCGGGCCGGATCCTGGTCGTGGACGAGGCGTTCATGGACGCGGTCCCGGGCGAGCGGGAGGCCCTGGCCGGACGGATGGACCTGCCCGGGCTGGTGGTGCTGCGGAGCCTGACCAAGACGTGGGGGCTGGCGGGGCTGCGGATCGGCTACGTGCTGGCCGAGCCCGAGGTGATCGCGAAGCTGGCGGCCGCGCAGCCGTTGTGGCCGGTGTCGACCCCGGCGCTGGTGGCGGCCGAGGCCTGTGTGGCTCCGGCGGCGCTCGCCGAGGCGGAGGAGGCGGCCCGGCGGATCGCGGTGGACCGGGCGCACCTGCTGGCCGGGCTCGCGGAGTTCGACGAGGTGACGGCCGTCGGGGTGGCGGAGGGGCCGTTCGTCCTGATCCGGGTGGCCGGCGGGGCCGAGGTCCGCACCCGGCTGCGCGCCCTCGGCTTCGCCGTCCGCCGCGGGGACACCTTCCCGGGGCTGGACCACTCCTGGCTCCGACTGGCGGTGCGCGACCGGGCGACGACGGGCCGGCTGCTCCAAGCACTGGACCACGCCCTCGCACTGGCCGCGCGCTGA